One part of the Bacillota bacterium genome encodes these proteins:
- a CDS encoding GntR family transcriptional regulator: MSIDRHSPIPLYAQIREILRDEILRDRQEGETYTIASLAKRFGVNRLTVRQAIDDLIREGHIYCLKGVGVFVSHQRPIEENVNELSSFFDEWTHQGRSVRTQVRRLEWMPAPSEVAAALRIAPQTRVLFIDRLRFADDIPLVIDYRWVRAPWADVLDADKVEGNVVHRVLAEQAGVKWDGLEMEIEGTVASAREARDLGVHKGSPLLVRRVVMYGEEKDEAIIRGISYYRADRYRWKAYVRRVK; encoded by the coding sequence ATGAGCATTGATAGGCACTCGCCCATCCCTCTCTACGCGCAGATACGTGAGATCCTGCGAGACGAGATACTGCGCGACCGGCAAGAGGGAGAGACGTACACCATTGCGAGCCTGGCCAAGAGATTTGGGGTCAATCGTCTTACCGTAAGGCAGGCCATAGACGACCTGATCCGCGAAGGCCACATATACTGCCTCAAAGGTGTTGGAGTATTCGTTTCACACCAGCGCCCAATCGAGGAAAACGTGAACGAACTGTCCAGCTTCTTCGATGAATGGACCCATCAAGGTAGAAGTGTGAGAACCCAGGTTCGCAGACTTGAGTGGATGCCGGCCCCGTCCGAAGTGGCTGCGGCGCTCCGGATTGCCCCCCAGACTCGCGTTCTGTTCATCGACCGTCTTCGTTTTGCCGATGACATCCCGCTCGTTATCGACTATCGCTGGGTTAGGGCCCCGTGGGCTGACGTACTTGATGCTGACAAGGTAGAGGGCAACGTGGTGCACCGCGTTTTGGCAGAACAAGCGGGGGTCAAGTGGGACGGCCTGGAGATGGAGATTGAGGGGACGGTCGCGTCGGCACGGGAAGCCCGAGATCTGGGCGTTCACAAGGGAAGCCCTCTCCTCGTACGCCGGGTGGTGATGTATGGCGAGGAAAAGGACGAGGCGATAATACGCGGCATTTCCTACTATCGCGCGGACAGGTACCGGTGGAAGGCCTACGTTCGCCGGGTGAAATAG
- a CDS encoding aldehyde ferredoxin oxidoreductase family protein codes for MTARISSPAGGGRTCGRGRVRRGGWTGRRLIVDLTRRSVQVEDIDPEMLMLYLGGRGLNSATILGLGGRGVDPLGPENLLVFGVGPLVGTLVPGASRCTITAISPLTVVGMGRGTQGGGATGDGQATVPGAAATPATSPCFGDSNFGGFFGAELKYSGFDQVIVRGASEKPVYLFIRDEQVEIRDASHLWGLDTWECDSAIHHELGDEGVQIASIGPAGENLVRLAAIITHLSRAAAKCGIGAVMGSKNLKAVAVKGTGGVRVANADAMRAAFQDAVRTLSTDPWSQQYSRDGTPSLIESHQKLGRLATLNYQRSQFDGWKSLSATSMWQYWNGSRACFSCPLHCSHSCNIDEGPYAGACGEGPEYVTIAGFGSKLGNADTESILMANTLCNRLGLDTMNTASTIAWAMEAWQKGILDEGDTNGRVMEWGGVRAILDLLPAIAHRQDDFSRLLGEGAYRAAQAVGRGSSDFVIHSKGQDPGLSDPRAAPAWGLGYAVASRGGCHLRGLPTGETFFTPDEAVAMFGTAEAVMPHGTVGKGRLVKWSEDQRAAADSLGICKFIVRTALMYPEWEARFFRVVTGIDMSPDEVMRAGERAVNVERAFNVLQGLTKADDTLCRRFLEEPITSGPSQGHVVNLAPMLDEYYEARGWDVATGYPKREVLESLGLKEVVCTLEHVGRLCEQI; via the coding sequence GTGACTGCGCGTATAAGCAGCCCGGCTGGAGGTGGCCGAACTTGTGGCAGAGGCCGTGTACGCCGCGGTGGTTGGACGGGCCGCCGGCTTATCGTCGACCTGACTCGGCGCTCGGTACAGGTTGAGGACATCGACCCCGAGATGCTGATGCTTTACCTGGGTGGCAGGGGTCTGAACTCGGCTACAATTCTCGGTCTGGGCGGGCGCGGAGTTGACCCGCTCGGCCCGGAAAACCTGCTCGTGTTCGGCGTTGGGCCTCTCGTGGGAACGCTGGTGCCGGGGGCCAGCCGGTGTACGATTACCGCTATCTCGCCGCTTACAGTGGTCGGGATGGGGCGTGGCACACAGGGCGGCGGTGCGACCGGAGATGGTCAGGCGACCGTACCGGGCGCTGCCGCGACTCCTGCGACCAGCCCCTGCTTTGGGGACTCCAACTTCGGGGGATTCTTCGGCGCGGAGCTAAAGTACTCCGGCTTCGACCAGGTCATTGTCCGCGGTGCTTCTGAAAAGCCAGTGTACCTGTTTATCCGGGACGAGCAAGTGGAGATCCGTGACGCCTCACACCTGTGGGGCCTGGACACATGGGAGTGCGATTCCGCCATCCATCACGAACTGGGCGATGAGGGTGTCCAGATAGCGTCCATCGGTCCGGCCGGGGAAAACCTCGTGCGCCTTGCGGCGATAATCACCCACCTATCCCGGGCTGCCGCCAAGTGCGGCATTGGCGCCGTAATGGGCTCGAAGAATCTCAAGGCGGTGGCGGTGAAAGGAACCGGAGGCGTGCGCGTCGCCAATGCCGACGCGATGCGCGCGGCGTTCCAGGATGCTGTCAGGACCCTGAGCACCGACCCGTGGTCTCAGCAGTACTCCCGGGATGGGACTCCATCACTCATCGAGAGCCACCAGAAGCTCGGCCGCCTCGCTACGCTGAACTACCAGAGGTCCCAGTTCGACGGGTGGAAGTCTCTGTCCGCCACCTCGATGTGGCAGTATTGGAACGGATCGCGGGCGTGCTTCTCATGCCCGCTGCACTGTAGTCATTCCTGCAACATAGATGAGGGCCCATACGCCGGCGCGTGCGGCGAGGGGCCTGAATACGTCACCATCGCCGGATTCGGGTCGAAGCTCGGGAACGCCGACACGGAGTCGATCCTGATGGCAAACACCCTGTGCAACCGCCTCGGCCTCGACACGATGAACACCGCGAGCACGATTGCCTGGGCGATGGAGGCGTGGCAGAAGGGGATCCTGGACGAGGGCGACACCAACGGACGAGTGATGGAGTGGGGCGGAGTCCGGGCCATCCTCGACCTGTTGCCTGCCATCGCTCACAGGCAGGACGACTTCTCGAGGCTGCTGGGCGAGGGCGCGTACAGGGCCGCGCAGGCGGTCGGCCGTGGCAGCTCGGACTTCGTGATTCATTCGAAGGGCCAGGACCCCGGCCTCAGCGACCCGAGGGCCGCCCCCGCGTGGGGACTCGGCTACGCCGTCGCGAGCAGGGGCGGGTGTCACCTGCGCGGGCTGCCCACTGGTGAGACCTTCTTCACCCCGGACGAGGCAGTCGCCATGTTTGGCACGGCGGAGGCTGTCATGCCCCACGGCACAGTGGGGAAGGGCCGGTTGGTGAAGTGGTCGGAAGACCAGCGCGCGGCCGCTGACTCGCTGGGCATCTGTAAGTTTATCGTACGTACTGCCCTTATGTACCCCGAATGGGAGGCGCGATTCTTTCGCGTCGTTACTGGCATCGATATGTCGCCGGATGAAGTCATGCGGGCTGGCGAGCGCGCCGTGAATGTGGAGCGTGCGTTCAACGTCCTCCAGGGTCTGACGAAGGCCGACGACACCCTCTGCAGGCGTTTCCTCGAGGAACCGATAACGTCAGGGCCTTCGCAGGGACACGTGGTCAATCTGGCACCCATGCTCGATGAATACTACGAAGCCCGCGGCTGGGACGTGGCCACTGGGTACCCGAAGCGAGAGGTTCTGGAGTCTCTCGGCTTGAAGGAAGTTGTCTGCACGTTGGAACACGTTGGTCGTCTTTGCGAGCAGATCTAG
- a CDS encoding putative hydro-lyase — protein MHSVKPAYATGWEVRAAARAGEWTEPTRGLAPGYLQAGLVAVPRDLAYDFLLFCMRNPKPCPIVDVTDVGSPEPRRAAPGADIRTDFPGYRIYRKGVVEAETTDIMAHWHDDLVGFLIGCSLSFEWALEQAGIGMREKHEVRGNPIYVTNIQCAPSGPFEGPMAVTMRPVKGSQVADAVRVTAALPLAHGAPVHVGSPDSIGVDLKHADVNAPLPLEPDDIPVFWACSITPQIIAQRVKIDFMITHSPSKMFVTDLKIGSV, from the coding sequence ATGCACAGCGTTAAACCGGCATACGCCACCGGATGGGAGGTCCGCGCGGCTGCGCGGGCGGGGGAATGGACCGAGCCTACCCGCGGACTTGCTCCCGGGTACCTCCAGGCGGGGCTTGTCGCTGTCCCGAGGGACCTCGCATACGACTTCCTTCTTTTCTGCATGAGAAACCCCAAACCGTGCCCGATAGTAGATGTCACCGACGTAGGCTCGCCCGAGCCGCGCCGTGCTGCGCCGGGGGCTGACATCCGCACGGATTTCCCCGGTTACCGGATTTACCGGAAAGGCGTAGTCGAGGCCGAGACGACCGATATCATGGCTCATTGGCATGATGACCTGGTTGGGTTCCTGATCGGGTGTAGCCTCAGCTTTGAATGGGCCCTTGAGCAGGCCGGGATCGGGATGCGCGAAAAGCACGAGGTTCGTGGCAACCCGATTTATGTAACTAACATACAGTGTGCACCGTCGGGGCCATTCGAGGGGCCAATGGCGGTTACCATGCGTCCGGTCAAGGGCTCGCAGGTCGCGGACGCGGTGAGAGTCACTGCCGCCCTGCCCCTCGCGCACGGTGCCCCGGTGCACGTGGGGTCCCCCGATAGCATTGGGGTCGATCTCAAGCACGCTGACGTCAACGCGCCGCTTCCGCTTGAACCGGACGACATACCAGTATTCTGGGCGTGCAGCATTACACCCCAGATAATTGCCCAGCGCGTCAAGATCGACTTCATGATTACTCATTCGCCCTCAAAGATGTTCGTCACTGACCTCAAGATAGGAAGTGTCTAG
- a CDS encoding ABC transporter ATP-binding protein produces the protein MLRLENVCASYGEGAVLHGVNLEVAQGEIVALIGSNGAGKTTTLKTITGLLRPTSGSITLDGDSIGGQPVDRIVRRGLSLVPEGRRVFAKMTVRENLEVGAYLRGADRSISEDIDRIFSLFPVLCERAKQPASVLSGGEQQMLAMGRALMSNPRVLLLDEPSMGLAPIVVDQIFQLIREIHDKGTAILLVEQNAALALEACHRGYVMENGKISLSGTGSDLLKDQGVQSAFLGRSGIGARARGD, from the coding sequence ATGCTCAGGCTTGAGAACGTGTGTGCCTCATACGGTGAGGGCGCTGTGCTCCACGGCGTCAACCTCGAGGTGGCCCAGGGAGAGATTGTCGCCTTGATAGGCTCAAATGGGGCGGGCAAGACGACTACGCTCAAGACCATAACGGGGCTGCTCAGGCCGACCAGTGGAAGCATCACGCTTGACGGCGACAGCATCGGCGGCCAGCCCGTCGACCGGATAGTCAGGCGTGGGCTGAGTCTCGTACCGGAAGGCCGCCGCGTGTTCGCGAAGATGACCGTTCGCGAGAACCTCGAAGTCGGTGCTTACCTGCGCGGTGCGGATCGCAGCATATCTGAGGACATCGATCGCATATTCAGTCTGTTCCCGGTTCTGTGCGAGAGGGCTAAGCAGCCCGCCTCTGTGCTGAGCGGTGGGGAGCAGCAGATGCTGGCCATGGGGCGGGCGTTGATGTCCAACCCGAGAGTGCTCCTTCTCGATGAGCCTTCAATGGGTCTCGCTCCGATTGTGGTCGACCAGATATTCCAGCTGATACGGGAAATTCACGACAAGGGGACTGCGATCTTGCTCGTCGAGCAGAATGCAGCCCTGGCGCTCGAGGCGTGCCACAGGGGGTACGTTATGGAGAACGGGAAGATCTCGCTCAGCGGCACAGGCTCCGATCTGCTTAAAGACCAGGGGGTTCAGAGCGCTTTCCTGGGGCGGTCAGGGATTGGAGCCAGGGCAAGGGGGGATTGA
- a CDS encoding ABC transporter ATP-binding protein yields MLLKVNGVSKSFGGLKALNNVSVEVAANTIHSIVGPNGSGKTTLFNVVTGFSRPTAGTIEFKGEDITALRPSDITFRGLVRTFQNVLLFKNLTVLENVLVGRHCRLKAQAVHSVYRPQWVVEEEAANVRRARDLLELAGLAGYESDLAKNLSYGEQKRLELARALATDPKMVMLDEPAAGTTTAEAENLVDLLRQIRDMGKTILLIEHKMDMVMSISDRVSVLNFGTKIAEGSPAEVISNRQVIEAYLGKRWLDAQA; encoded by the coding sequence ATTCTGCTCAAGGTAAATGGTGTATCAAAGTCATTTGGTGGCCTGAAGGCGCTCAACAACGTGAGCGTCGAGGTCGCGGCCAACACCATCCACTCGATAGTCGGGCCTAACGGCTCGGGGAAGACCACGCTGTTCAACGTGGTTACGGGGTTTTCAAGGCCGACCGCAGGGACAATCGAATTCAAGGGCGAGGACATCACGGCATTGCGGCCATCTGACATAACCTTCAGGGGCCTCGTCCGGACCTTCCAGAACGTGCTCTTGTTCAAGAACCTCACGGTGCTGGAGAACGTGCTGGTCGGACGGCACTGCAGACTGAAGGCGCAGGCCGTTCACTCGGTGTACAGACCGCAGTGGGTCGTGGAGGAAGAGGCGGCGAATGTACGCCGCGCGCGGGATCTCCTGGAGTTGGCCGGCCTGGCTGGTTACGAGTCCGACCTCGCGAAGAACCTGTCATACGGTGAGCAGAAGCGACTGGAACTCGCGCGTGCCCTCGCGACCGATCCCAAGATGGTCATGCTGGATGAGCCGGCCGCGGGCACAACCACGGCTGAGGCCGAGAATCTCGTGGACCTGCTCCGGCAGATCCGTGACATGGGGAAGACAATCTTGCTGATAGAGCACAAGATGGACATGGTGATGTCAATATCCGACCGCGTGAGCGTGCTCAATTTCGGCACGAAGATCGCCGAAGGCAGTCCCGCCGAGGTGATCTCGAACAGGCAGGTAATCGAAGCCTACCTGGGAAAGAGGTGGCTCGATGCTCAGGCTTGA
- a CDS encoding branched-chain amino acid ABC transporter permease produces the protein MVVVCLLPLIVPNRYIIHLLVMSMIYFVVTTGLNILTGYTGKLSLGHAGFFGLGAYVSALLCVRVGFPVWIAVAATTALLALFGMALGYPTLRLQGHYLSIVTLGTGEILMLIITNWKSLTNGPGGLRGIPPLSVFGYTLSSETSQYIFMAVVSALCLWVTSRIVDSHLGRALRAIMDSETASEAIGINVARYRITAFGISTAYAGLAGALFAHLVGYISPYSFQSAESFAILGMLVVGGIGTMYGPLVGSIVMTFLPEYLRAFTDFRLILNAAVTIILLIKMPKGLVGVAGALARRWRRR, from the coding sequence ATGGTTGTTGTCTGTCTGCTTCCGCTCATCGTACCCAACCGGTACATTATCCACCTGCTGGTTATGTCCATGATCTACTTCGTGGTCACCACCGGCCTGAACATCTTGACAGGATACACCGGCAAGCTCTCCCTTGGGCACGCAGGGTTCTTCGGTCTGGGCGCCTACGTTTCCGCCCTTCTCTGTGTCCGGGTGGGGTTCCCTGTGTGGATTGCAGTCGCCGCTACGACCGCACTGCTTGCACTGTTCGGCATGGCGCTGGGCTATCCGACGCTGAGGCTCCAGGGTCACTACCTGTCCATCGTCACCCTGGGGACCGGCGAAATCCTGATGCTCATCATCACCAACTGGAAGAGCCTCACGAACGGCCCTGGCGGCCTGCGCGGGATACCGCCGCTTTCGGTGTTCGGATACACGCTGTCAAGCGAGACGTCCCAGTACATCTTCATGGCGGTTGTCTCAGCGCTGTGCCTCTGGGTTACGTCAAGGATCGTCGACTCCCACCTCGGGCGGGCGCTGCGCGCGATCATGGACAGCGAGACGGCGTCGGAGGCGATCGGAATCAATGTCGCCAGATACAGGATCACTGCGTTTGGCATCAGCACCGCGTACGCCGGGCTCGCCGGCGCGCTGTTTGCCCACCTTGTAGGTTACATCAGCCCGTACAGCTTCCAGTCAGCGGAGTCGTTCGCTATCCTTGGGATGCTAGTGGTCGGAGGCATAGGAACGATGTACGGCCCGCTGGTCGGAAGCATCGTTATGACTTTCCTACCCGAGTACCTGAGGGCGTTTACCGATTTCAGGCTCATCCTCAACGCCGCCGTCACAATCATCCTGCTTATCAAGATGCCGAAGGGGTTGGTCGGCGTGGCGGGCGCCTTGGCGAGGAGGTGGCGACGCCGGTGA
- a CDS encoding branched-chain amino acid ABC transporter permease: protein MGQAQMVIQVIVQGVAMGSVYALMALGYVMIFKAVGVFNFAQGDIMMSGAFMGLVLYSIGKVPLPLMFILTLVFTALLGAVIETVAFHPLLESPSRSYLICTIAVGIILREVAKMIFGADPLLFPNYFGGHVLHAGPVAFSGDSLWIIVTGTLAVTLLLWFFSRTRLGKAMRAVAEDREVARLMGINVDANMRLTYAISSMLGGLAGILVAPAFYAFSEMGRSFGLKAFSSFVFGGTESVPGAVVGGLTIGVIESLAGVYISTQYKDVVSFVILISVLLWRPSGLFGEGREKRAG, encoded by the coding sequence ATGGGACAGGCTCAAATGGTAATTCAGGTAATCGTGCAGGGGGTCGCGATGGGGAGCGTATACGCCCTCATGGCGCTGGGCTACGTCATGATCTTCAAAGCCGTCGGGGTGTTCAACTTCGCCCAGGGTGACATCATGATGTCCGGCGCATTCATGGGGCTCGTGCTATACTCCATCGGGAAGGTGCCCCTCCCCCTGATGTTCATCTTGACCCTGGTTTTCACCGCCCTGCTGGGGGCGGTTATCGAGACCGTCGCATTCCACCCTCTGCTTGAATCGCCTTCGCGGAGCTACCTCATCTGCACTATCGCAGTAGGCATCATCCTCCGTGAAGTGGCCAAGATGATTTTCGGCGCCGACCCTCTGCTGTTCCCCAACTACTTTGGCGGACACGTGCTTCACGCGGGCCCGGTTGCCTTCTCCGGGGACAGCCTGTGGATCATCGTCACGGGGACGCTCGCGGTAACGCTCCTTTTGTGGTTCTTCAGCAGGACGAGGCTGGGCAAGGCAATGAGGGCGGTGGCGGAGGACCGCGAGGTCGCACGCCTCATGGGGATAAATGTGGATGCGAACATGAGGTTGACCTACGCCATAAGTTCAATGCTTGGCGGCCTGGCGGGGATCCTTGTAGCCCCGGCGTTTTACGCCTTTTCCGAGATGGGCAGGTCATTCGGGCTGAAGGCGTTTTCCTCTTTCGTTTTCGGCGGAACGGAGAGTGTGCCGGGAGCCGTCGTGGGGGGCCTGACCATCGGCGTGATTGAAAGCCTTGCTGGGGTCTACATATCCACGCAGTACAAGGACGTGGTCTCATTTGTCATTCTGATAAGCGTGCTTCTGTGGAGGCCCAGCGGCCTGTTCGGTGAAGGGAGGGAGAAGCGTGCGGGGTAG
- a CDS encoding ABC transporter substrate-binding protein has protein sequence MKRTLAVLAGVVVLAMVLSSCSQAPKEIKIGLVEPLSGGSAGPGINLQRGVQLAVDDINAKGGIKGQKVVLLSQDDESNPTKTVNAVKKLIYEDKAVIIIGSNTSSCTLAAMDVCAQAKVPQITPSSSSDEITKQGNKFIFRVTASNSTQANALVDYCVNELNLKKVGIIFASDDYGTNAKEGVMKRLQEKHSLTPVAVEAFQPKDKDFTSQLTKIKAAGADALFFLGMYDPCALAIKQAKQMDYSPQVLGLGALTNVKLVELAGDAALGLTNTQMYVPEGKTEADKAFIEKYKAKYNSLPDYYVALAYDSMMVAAKAIERAGSLDPVKIRDELAKTADFPGLGGKLTFDATGDVQRSVMIVKVAGVNPPKYEVVWPK, from the coding sequence ATGAAAAGGACACTAGCCGTTCTGGCCGGGGTTGTTGTGCTGGCGATGGTCTTGTCGTCGTGTAGCCAGGCCCCCAAGGAGATCAAGATCGGTCTCGTTGAGCCGCTCAGCGGCGGCTCCGCGGGCCCCGGCATCAACCTGCAGCGTGGTGTGCAGCTCGCGGTTGATGACATCAACGCCAAGGGTGGAATCAAGGGACAGAAGGTAGTCTTGCTCAGCCAGGACGACGAATCTAACCCCACAAAGACTGTCAACGCGGTAAAGAAGCTGATCTACGAGGACAAGGCGGTCATAATCATTGGCTCGAACACCAGCTCCTGCACCCTCGCGGCGATGGACGTCTGCGCGCAGGCCAAGGTACCCCAGATCACGCCGTCAAGCAGCAGCGATGAGATCACCAAGCAGGGCAACAAGTTCATCTTTAGGGTGACGGCGTCCAACTCGACGCAGGCTAACGCGCTTGTCGACTACTGCGTCAACGAGCTCAATCTGAAGAAGGTAGGCATCATTTTCGCCTCCGATGACTACGGGACGAATGCGAAGGAAGGGGTCATGAAGCGCCTCCAGGAGAAACATAGCCTGACCCCCGTGGCAGTCGAAGCATTCCAGCCCAAGGACAAGGACTTCACTTCACAGCTGACCAAGATCAAGGCCGCCGGGGCCGACGCCCTGTTCTTTCTCGGGATGTACGACCCGTGCGCGCTCGCGATCAAGCAGGCGAAACAGATGGACTACTCGCCGCAGGTCCTCGGACTCGGCGCTCTCACGAATGTGAAGCTCGTTGAACTCGCTGGCGACGCCGCTCTCGGGCTTACCAACACGCAGATGTATGTGCCTGAGGGAAAGACCGAAGCCGACAAGGCGTTTATTGAGAAGTACAAGGCGAAGTACAACTCGCTTCCCGACTACTACGTCGCGCTTGCGTACGACTCCATGATGGTTGCGGCGAAGGCAATTGAGCGCGCCGGAAGCCTCGACCCGGTAAAGATCCGCGACGAACTCGCCAAGACCGCCGACTTCCCGGGACTGGGCGGCAAGCTCACGTTCGACGCCACGGGCGACGTGCAGCGCTCGGTCATGATAGTCAAGGTGGCCGGGGTGAACCCGCCCAAGTACGAAGTGGTCTGGCCCAAGTAG
- a CDS encoding LacI family DNA-binding transcriptional regulator: MRVTIKDVAKAAGVSPSTVSRVINNVPGIGDEMRTRVRALMKEMDYRPDLNARSLVKRQTGNIALIVPRGMFFVFSNPFFALVMEGIGEVLDDYEYNYLFCSSPKQHRRMFQSRVVDGTILFAVRLGDPYIYQAESGELPTVLVGSYLDTSPIPFVRPDDEGGIYEAVKHLADLGHRRIALLNGPLSSIKSVKSLDGYRKAVVDFDLDYDDDVLVHSLEFTAEAGYSGGMTLFGGKNPPTAIVCSSDLIAYGAMKAASDCGVRIPTQCSVVGFGDFPLSGFLNPPLTTMRTPLREMGLQAGHLLHGLMNGQEMPQKRVVVPTTLVARGSTSAPAMRTT; encoded by the coding sequence ATGCGCGTCACAATCAAAGACGTGGCGAAAGCGGCGGGCGTCTCGCCATCCACGGTGTCGAGGGTAATCAATAACGTTCCGGGTATCGGCGATGAAATGAGGACCAGAGTCCGGGCACTCATGAAGGAGATGGACTACAGGCCGGATCTCAACGCCCGCAGCCTTGTGAAACGACAAACGGGCAACATCGCGCTGATAGTCCCCAGGGGCATGTTCTTCGTGTTCTCCAACCCCTTCTTTGCGTTGGTCATGGAGGGGATCGGCGAGGTACTCGACGACTACGAGTACAACTACCTGTTTTGCTCGTCACCGAAGCAGCACCGGAGGATGTTCCAGAGCAGGGTAGTCGATGGTACCATACTGTTCGCGGTGCGTCTTGGCGACCCGTACATATATCAAGCGGAGAGCGGCGAACTGCCGACGGTGCTTGTGGGGAGCTACCTCGATACTTCGCCAATCCCATTTGTCCGGCCGGACGACGAGGGGGGTATCTACGAGGCCGTGAAGCACCTGGCCGACCTGGGCCACAGGCGTATAGCCCTCCTCAACGGACCGCTCAGTTCGATCAAGAGCGTCAAATCGCTCGACGGGTACCGGAAGGCCGTCGTTGATTTCGATCTCGACTACGATGATGATGTGCTTGTTCACTCACTGGAGTTCACTGCTGAGGCGGGTTATTCCGGGGGGATGACGCTGTTCGGCGGCAAGAATCCCCCAACCGCAATAGTCTGCTCGAGTGACCTGATAGCCTACGGTGCCATGAAGGCCGCGTCCGACTGTGGAGTTCGAATCCCGACCCAATGTTCCGTCGTTGGCTTCGGAGACTTCCCCCTGTCGGGGTTCCTGAACCCACCACTCACGACCATGAGGACCCCGCTGAGGGAGATGGGTCTACAGGCTGGCCACCTGCTGCACGGATTAATGAACGGACAAGAGATGCCCCAGAAGAGGGTGGTGGTGCCCACCACGCTCGTGGCAAGGGGCTCCACTTCGGCCCCCGCTATGAGAACGACCTGA
- a CDS encoding M20/M25/M40 family metallo-hydrolase, translated as MVLSGAASALATPAAAPYTVAPAVSAAYAAIVANQKVKEGLDFLRADHDDTIAEQKTICEIPAPPFKEEVRARDYMQRLAALGLKDVKMDSEGNVFGILPGTGKGPRLLVCAHLDTVFPEGTDVTVKEKDGRLYAPGIADDTRGLVALLSVIRAFNKTGIKTVGDVIFCGDVGEEGLGDLRGVKALFRDDPNIDGFVSVDGTGNGICYLATGSHRYEITCKGPGGHSFGAFGLPSATHALGRAIAKIADLQTPKEPKTTFTVGTVSGGTSVNSIAAEAKMLVDMRSNDLAELLKLEAKFLGIVKSAVSEENARWNSDKMTVNIDLVGDRPAGSQPRDEAIVQAAWAASKAIGVEPELEEPSSTDANVPIALGVPGITIGGGGKSFGGHSPGEYYDPTDAWLGPQQIFLNILGLVGVDGVSEPLLAKGAKRPILLEVGGRLLLVAVSPYRAGATLMVPLRAVVEALKGEVAWDAATRGVVARLGGRTLSAKVGSSAAFVDGARLDLPAAVELVKDTTVVPLEALTALGLKAKFVEAAQALMVSSGQ; from the coding sequence ATGGTGCTCTCGGGAGCTGCGTCTGCGCTAGCCACGCCGGCTGCGGCGCCGTACACGGTAGCGCCGGCTGTCAGTGCGGCTTACGCGGCCATCGTGGCCAACCAGAAGGTGAAGGAAGGCCTGGATTTCCTCAGGGCCGATCACGATGATACTATCGCTGAGCAGAAGACGATATGCGAGATCCCCGCCCCTCCGTTCAAAGAGGAAGTCCGGGCCAGGGACTACATGCAGCGCCTTGCCGCTCTTGGGCTCAAGGACGTGAAGATGGATTCGGAGGGCAACGTGTTCGGCATCCTGCCCGGGACCGGTAAGGGGCCGAGACTGCTGGTGTGCGCCCACCTCGATACGGTGTTCCCCGAGGGCACCGACGTCACGGTCAAGGAGAAGGACGGCAGACTGTACGCCCCGGGCATCGCCGACGACACGAGGGGCCTGGTGGCGCTACTCAGCGTCATCCGCGCATTCAACAAGACCGGCATCAAGACGGTCGGCGACGTCATCTTCTGCGGCGACGTCGGCGAAGAGGGCCTCGGCGACCTTCGCGGCGTGAAGGCCCTGTTCCGCGACGACCCCAACATCGATGGGTTCGTCTCGGTTGACGGAACCGGCAACGGCATCTGCTACCTGGCCACCGGCAGCCACCGCTACGAGATTACCTGCAAGGGCCCGGGTGGCCACAGCTTCGGCGCGTTCGGCCTGCCCAGCGCCACCCACGCACTCGGCCGCGCCATCGCCAAGATCGCCGACCTCCAGACCCCCAAGGAGCCCAAGACCACGTTCACCGTCGGCACCGTGAGCGGCGGCACCTCGGTCAACTCCATTGCCGCGGAGGCCAAGATGCTGGTCGACATGCGCTCCAACGACCTTGCCGAACTGCTCAAACTCGAGGCGAAGTTCCTGGGGATCGTCAAGTCGGCGGTTTCCGAGGAGAACGCCCGCTGGAACAGCGACAAGATGACGGTGAACATCGATCTCGTCGGCGACCGGCCCGCCGGTTCGCAGCCCAGGGATGAGGCGATAGTCCAGGCCGCGTGGGCCGCCTCGAAGGCTATTGGCGTCGAACCTGAACTCGAGGAGCCCAGCAGCACCGACGCCAACGTGCCCATCGCTCTCGGTGTCCCCGGCATCACCATCGGAGGCGGTGGCAAGAGCTTCGGCGGGCACTCGCCGGGCGAGTATTACGATCCGACGGACGCCTGGCTCGGGCCGCAGCAGATATTCCTGAACATCCTAGGCCTGGTAGGTGTCGACGGCGTGAGCGAGCCCCTGCTGGCCAAGGGCGCCAAGAGGCCCATCCTGCTGGAGGTCGGCGGGCGGCTGTTGCTGGTGGCGGTGTCACCCTACCGCGCCGGCGCGACGCTGATGGTCCCGCTCCGCGCGGTCGTCGAGGCACTGAAGGGGGAAGTGGCCTGGGATGCTGCCACCAGGGGCGTTGTGGCGAGACTGGGAGGGCGCACGCTCAGCGCGAAGGTCGGCTCATCCGCAGCCTTCGTTGATGGCGCCCGGCTGGACCTGCCGGCGGCGGTAGAACTGGTGAAGGACACGACGGTTGTGCCGCTGGAGGCGCTGACTGCTCTCGGGCTGAAGGCGAAATTCGTCGAGGCTGCACAGGCGTTGATGGTCTCCTCCGGACAGTGA